Proteins from a genomic interval of Skermanella sp. TT6:
- a CDS encoding NAD(P)(+) transhydrogenase (Re/Si-specific) subunit beta — protein sequence MATLAPLAYLVAAICFIMALRGLSSPETSRQGNNFGIAGMVIAIVTTLMLPGLISGLSITLILVGLAIGGTIGAVIARRIEMTALPQLVAAFHSLVGLSAVFVAIAAFYAPEAYGIGTSGAIRTGSLIEMALGVAIGAITFTGSLVAFAKLQGLVSGKPLVFNMQHMLNAGLGIVLVLCITWLCVSNSTAALWIIVLLALALGFLLILPIGGADMPVVVSMLNSYSGWAAAGIGFTLENNLLIITGALVGSSGAILSYIMCKGMNRSIFNVILGGFGGDSAAAAAGGPAGDRTVKAGSAEDAAFIMKNASSVVIVPGYGMAVAQAQHALREMADLLKQEGVEVRYAIHPVAGRMPGHMNVLLAEANVPYDEVLELEEINRDFGQTDVAFVIGANDVTNPAAKTDPTSAIYGMPILDVEKAKTVVFIKRSMASGYAGVDNELFFRPNTMMLFGDAKKVAEEIVKAVA from the coding sequence ATGGCCACACTAGCCCCGCTGGCATACCTGGTCGCCGCCATCTGCTTCATCATGGCGCTGCGCGGCCTCTCCAGTCCCGAGACCTCCCGCCAGGGCAACAATTTCGGCATCGCCGGCATGGTGATCGCCATCGTCACCACGCTGATGCTGCCGGGATTGATCTCCGGCCTGTCGATCACCCTGATCCTGGTCGGATTGGCGATCGGCGGCACCATCGGCGCCGTCATCGCGCGCCGGATCGAGATGACGGCCCTGCCGCAGCTCGTCGCCGCCTTCCACTCCCTGGTCGGCCTGTCGGCGGTGTTCGTCGCGATCGCGGCGTTCTACGCGCCGGAAGCCTACGGCATCGGCACCTCGGGCGCCATCCGCACCGGCAGCCTGATCGAGATGGCGCTGGGCGTCGCGATCGGAGCCATCACCTTCACCGGCTCGCTGGTCGCCTTCGCCAAGCTCCAGGGCCTGGTCAGCGGCAAGCCGCTGGTCTTCAACATGCAGCACATGCTGAACGCCGGCCTCGGCATCGTGCTGGTGCTGTGCATCACCTGGCTGTGCGTCTCCAACTCGACCGCGGCGCTCTGGATCATCGTGCTGCTGGCGCTGGCCCTGGGCTTCCTGCTGATCCTGCCGATCGGCGGCGCCGACATGCCGGTGGTGGTGTCGATGCTGAACAGCTATTCCGGGTGGGCGGCGGCCGGCATCGGCTTCACGCTGGAGAACAACCTGCTGATCATCACCGGCGCGCTGGTCGGGTCTTCCGGCGCCATCCTGTCCTACATCATGTGCAAGGGCATGAACCGGTCGATCTTCAACGTCATCCTGGGCGGCTTCGGCGGCGACAGCGCCGCGGCGGCGGCCGGCGGGCCGGCGGGCGACCGCACGGTCAAGGCCGGCTCGGCGGAGGACGCGGCCTTCATCATGAAGAACGCCTCGTCCGTGGTGATCGTGCCGGGCTACGGCATGGCGGTGGCGCAGGCGCAGCACGCGCTGCGCGAGATGGCCGACCTGCTGAAGCAGGAGGGCGTCGAGGTCCGCTACGCGATCCACCCCGTCGCCGGCCGCATGCCCGGCCACATGAACGTGCTGCTGGCCGAGGCCAACGTCCCCTACGACGAGGTGCTGGAACTGGAGGAGATCAACCGCGACTTCGGCCAGACCGACGTGGCCTTCGTGATCGGCGCCAACGACGTGACCAACCCCGCCGCCAAGACCGACCCGACCTCGGCGATCTACGGCATGCCGATCCTGGACGTGGAAAAGGCCAAGACGGTGGTCTTCATCAAGCGGTCCATGGCCTCGGGCTACGCCGGCGTCGACAACGAGCTGTTCTTCCGCCCCAACACCATGATGCTGTTCGGCGACGCCAAGAAGGTGGCGGAGGAGATCGTCAAGGCGGTCGCCTGA
- a CDS encoding Re/Si-specific NAD(P)(+) transhydrogenase subunit alpha, giving the protein MKIAIPKERRASERRVAASPDTVKKYKALGAEVVVETGAGDGASIPDQAFADAGAEIAPDAAATYADADIVLKVQRPLEDELPLMKRGAVLAGILNPHGSRDLLPAYAEAGVTALAMELVPRITRAQSMDVLSSQANLAGYRAVLDAAYEFGRAFPMMMTAAGTVPPARALIMGVGVAGLQAIATARRLGAVVSATDVRPAVKEQVQSLGGSFVAVEDEEFKQAETSGGYAKEMSKEYQAKQAALIADTIRKQDIIVTTALIPGHPAPRLVTDAMVASMKPGSVIVDLAVESGGNVEGSVPGEIVVKHGVKIVGHTNVPGRIAVDASMLYAKNLLALLNLCFDAEKKFALPWDDEIVKAIALTRDGAVIHPTFATAPATPQPANAGA; this is encoded by the coding sequence ATGAAGATAGCAATCCCGAAGGAGCGGCGCGCCTCTGAGCGGCGGGTCGCCGCCTCCCCGGACACGGTCAAGAAATACAAGGCTCTCGGCGCCGAGGTGGTGGTCGAGACCGGTGCCGGCGACGGCGCCTCCATCCCCGACCAGGCCTTCGCCGATGCCGGCGCCGAGATCGCGCCGGACGCGGCCGCGACCTATGCCGACGCCGACATCGTGCTGAAGGTCCAGCGCCCGCTGGAAGACGAGCTTCCGCTGATGAAGCGCGGCGCCGTCCTGGCCGGCATCCTCAATCCCCACGGCTCCCGCGACCTGCTGCCGGCCTATGCCGAGGCGGGCGTGACCGCGCTGGCGATGGAGCTGGTGCCCCGGATCACCCGGGCGCAGTCCATGGACGTGCTGTCCAGCCAGGCGAACCTGGCGGGATACCGCGCCGTGCTGGACGCGGCCTACGAGTTCGGCCGCGCCTTCCCCATGATGATGACGGCGGCCGGCACGGTGCCGCCGGCCCGCGCGCTGATCATGGGCGTCGGGGTCGCCGGGCTCCAGGCCATCGCGACCGCGCGGCGGCTGGGCGCCGTGGTGTCGGCGACCGACGTGCGGCCGGCGGTGAAGGAACAGGTCCAGTCCCTGGGCGGCAGTTTCGTCGCGGTCGAGGACGAGGAATTCAAGCAGGCCGAGACCTCCGGCGGCTACGCCAAGGAGATGAGCAAGGAATACCAGGCCAAGCAGGCCGCCCTGATCGCCGATACGATCAGGAAGCAGGACATCATCGTCACGACGGCCCTGATCCCCGGCCACCCGGCCCCGCGGCTGGTGACCGACGCCATGGTCGCCAGCATGAAGCCCGGATCGGTGATCGTGGACCTGGCGGTGGAGTCCGGCGGCAACGTCGAGGGTTCCGTCCCCGGCGAGATCGTCGTGAAGCACGGCGTCAAGATCGTCGGCCACACCAACGTGCCGGGCCGGATCGCGGTCGATGCGTCCATGCTCTATGCCAAGAACCTGCTGGCGCTGCTGAACCTGTGCTTCGACGCCGAGAAGAAGTTCGCCCTGCCGTGGGACGACGAGATCGTCAAGGCGATCGCCCTGACCCGCGACGGCGCGGTGATCCATCCGACCTTCGCGACAGCCCCGGCCACCCCCCAACCCGCAAACGCCGGAGCGTGA